Genomic segment of Gilliamella apis:
CTGGTTCAAGTGTTTCTAAACGACGGAAACGTTGCTCTTTAAGTAAAATATCCGTTAATGATTGACTGTTTGGTGCTTTAGAGTCTAACACTAAACCTGGTTTTCCTTCTTGCATGCGGCGTGGATCATAACGATATAGCGGCCAGAAACCAGATTTAACTAAATCTTTCATCTGTTCATGAGATTTAGATAAGTCGTAACCATGTTCTTCACAAGGGCTATAAGCAATAACCAGAGAAGGGCCATCATAAGCTTCGGCTTCTTGTAATGCTTTAAGTGTTTGGTTCAATTGCGAACCTAAAGCAACTTGAGCGACATAAACGTGGCCATACATCATTACACTGACCCCAAAATCTTTACGAGCTTTATGTTTACCTAAATCTGCAAATTTGGATACAGCTCCCATCGGTGTTGCTTTAGATTGCTGTCCTCCTGTATTCGAGTAGCATTGGGTATCGAGCACTAAGATGTTAACGTTTTCGGTTAAACTCATTACATGATCGAGTCCACCAAAGCCAATATCATAAGCCCAACCATCACCACCAATAGCCCATACTGATTTATCAATTAGATAATTAGCATCTTGCATTAACTCCTTAGCTTCTGCTGAAGTTAAATGCGCTAATTGTTGACGTAATAAATTAACTTGAGTTCGTTTTTCATCAATTGATAAATCTGGTGATTGTAAATTAATAACAATCTCTGGCGAAATCTCACCGGCAACATGTTCAAGCAAACGTAATGCTCGTTTTTTATGTTGATCATAAGTAATACGATAACCAAGTGCAAATTCGGCATTATCTTCAAATAGTGAATTTGCCCAAGCCGGTCCACGGCCATTGCGATCGGTTGTATATGGTGAAGATGGTAAATTACCACCATAAATTGACGAGCAACCCGTTGCATTAGCAATAGCGAGATGATCACCATATAATTGGGTTAGTAGTTTGATGTATGGTGTTTCACCACAACCGGCACAAGCACCAGAATATTCAAATAAAGGTGTTAATAGTTGTGATGTACGTACATCAATTCGTTCTAGCGTTTTGATTTCCCGATCAGGAAGGTCGGTGAAATAATTATAGTTAGCACGCTGAGTTTCTAAATTGTCAATTCGTGAACGCATGTTAATGGCTTTAACATCAAAGTTATTACGGTCACGTGAAGGACAAACTTCAACACATAAATTACATCCGGTACAATCTTCAGGCGCAACTTGTAAAACATAACGTTGACCTTTCATATCTCGAGCTTTTACTTCAAGTGAGCTTAGTGATTCTGGTGCATTGATCATATCATCTGGTTCAACAACTTTTGCTCGAATAGCTGCATGAGGGCAAGCAACTGCACAATGGTTACATTGAGTACAAAGTTCAGGTTGCCAGATTGGTATTTCTTCAGCAATATTACGTTTTTCCCATTTGGTGGTGCCAACTGGCCATGTTCCATCGGGTGGAAAGGCTGAAACAGGTAAACTATCGCCTAAGCCAGCTAACATAGTTGCAGTGACCATTTTAACAAAATCAGGGGCATTGCTTGGCACAACTGGCGGGCGTGATGGACTACTTTCATCCACGCAACTTAATGGAATTTGCTCAAGAGATGCAATGGCTAAATCGAGTGCTTTCCAGTTATTTTCAACAATATCTTGTCCTTTACTGCTGTAACTTTTGGCAATAACTTCTTTTAGCTGTGAAATACTAAAATCATTTTTAAATATTTCTGATAAATGGAAGAATGCAGCTTGCATGACTGTATTAATTCTTGCACCTAAATTACATTCTCGAGCAATTTTAGCTGCATTAATAATATAAAAATGTGCTTTTTTCTTAATTAATTGAATTTGCACTTCTTTAGGTAATCTATGCCAAACTTCATCCTTACTATAAGGTGTATTTAGTAAGAAAATACCATCATCTTTTAATCTTTCAACTATTTGATATTTGTCGATAAACTGATCTTGATGACAACCGATAAAATGGGCGCTGGTTATCAAATATGGTGAATCTATTGGTTCAAGGTTAACTCGAAGATGAGACGTGGTTAAACCACCTGCTTTTTTCGAATCGTAAACAAAATAACCTTGTACATAAAATGGTGAACTATCACCAATGATTTTGATATTATTTTTGGTCGCTGAAACCGTACCATCACTGCCTAAACCATAAAATAGTGCTTCAAGTGCTGATTTTTGTGGGATAGATTTTTCTGGTAATGGTAGTGACAAGCCGGTTATATCGTCATAAATACCAACGGTAAAGCGAGGTTTAGGTTTCTCTGTTGTTAGTTCATTAAAAATAGCTAATACACAGCGAGGATCGAACTCTTTCGATGATAAACCATAACGACCACCAATAATTTGCGGTAAATGGTTTCGTTCGCCACGTGAAAAACTCTCAGCAAAGGCTGTCATTACATCTAGATAAAGAGGTTCAGCTTGTGCTCCTGGTTCTTTGGTACGATCTAGTACTGCGATTTTTTTCACAGTTTGCGGAATAACGTCAAGTAGATGAGTTGCTGAAAATGGTCGGAATAATCTTACGATAACGACGCCAACTTTTTCGTCATTTTTAATCAGATGATCGACAACTTCCTTCGTGGTGCTGACGCCGGAGCCCATAATGACAATGATACGTTCAGCATCTTTTGCGCCATAATATTCGAAAGGTTGATACTTCCTACCTGTCTCTTTTTCAAAGGCTTGCATAGCATCTGCAACATGATTGAAGGTATACTCATAATATGGATTAACTGCTTCACGGCATTGGAAGTAGGTATCAGGATTAGCTGATGTACCACGAATAACTGGATTATCAGGCGTTAAGGCGCGGTGGCGAAAAGCATCAATAGCTTGATGGGGAAGCAAATTACGAATCTGTTCATCACTGATTGGATAAATTTTATTTACCTCGTGTGAAGTTCTAAAACCATCAAAAAAATGAATAAATGGCACTCTACTATTGAGTGTTGCAATTTGCGAAATTAAGGCTAAATCTTGTGCTTCTTGTACCGAGCTAGAACACAACATCGCAAAACCAGTTTGCCTGACAGACATAACATCAGAATGATCACCAAAAATAGACAAGGCATGAGTTGCAACAGTACGGGCAGCAACATGTAATACAAATGGTGTTAATTCCCCAGCTATTTTATATAGCGAAGGAATCATTAATAACAGACCTTGCGATGAAGTAAATGATGTTGCTAATGCCCCAGTCATTAATGCGCCATGTACGGTTGATATTGCTCCTGCTTCGGATTGCATTTCAACGACTTTCGGCGTATCACCAAAAACATTGGGTTTATTGAATTCCGCCCACGTGCTGGCTTGTTCAGCCATAGATGAACTTGGAGTTATTGGATAAATAGCAACGACTTCGTTTGCACGATATGCGACAGATGACACCGCACTATTAGCATCTGATATGATCATTAAAAAACCTTGTATCTTAGAGTATTATGACATTACTTAGTTATAATAATTTTGCTTATTGTACCAGAAACTAAGATAGCTTTTAGTTATTTTTAAGTTAAATTTTTGGCTAACTATACGTTTTTAGTAAAAATAAATAAGGAAGGGTTTTGGTATTGAAAAACATAAAATGTAAATATTAGGTTGATACTGCAAGGAATTTTTTTGAAGATTCTTATATCGATGATTTTTGTCCAGTAATATTAGCTGATTAGTTACAATTACTAGACAAAAATTGATATTGTATATATTACTGAATAACAACTCGTTCAGTTGATGAAGAGTGTTTTATTTCGCCAAGTAACCAAGCTTTTTCACCATGCTGATTAAGTAAATTAATTGCTTGTTCGGCTAACTGTTTTGGTAAAGCGATGATTAAACCTACTCCACAATTGAAAGTACGGTACATTTCATGACGGCTTACATTACCTGCTTGTTGTAACCAATTAAAGATGGCCGGCCATTGCCAACTAGATTCATCAATAACAGCTTGAGTGTTATCAGGTAAAACTCGTGGAATGTTTTCCCAAAAACCACCGCCAGTAATGTGTGCAATAGCATGAACATCGATTTTTGAAATCAAATCAAGTACTGATTTTACATAAATCTTAGTTGGCGCAAGTAAGTGATCTGCTAATGGTTTTCCGTCTAATTGTTCTGTTGCTGGATTAACACCACTAACTTCGATAATTTTACGTACTAATGAATAACCATTTGAATGCGCACCACTTGATGCAAGGGCAATTAGTGCATCGCCATCTTGAACTTTACTACCATCAATCATTTCTGATTTTTCAACTACACCGACACAAAAGCCCGCTAAGTCATAATCATCGCCATGATACATACCAGGCATTTCTGCAGTTTCACCGCCAACCAATGCACACCCAGATTGTTTACAACCTTCCGCAATACCCGTAACAACTGTTGCGGCAACATCGACATTTAATTTACCTGTAGCATAATAGTCGAGGAAAAATAAAGGCTCAGCTCCTTGAACAATTAAATCATTAACGCACATAGCAACCAAATCAATACCAATTGATTCATGGCGATTTAAATCCATTGCAAGGCGTAATTTAGTGCCAACACCATCAGTACCTGAAACTAAAATAGGTTGTTTATATTTTTCCGGAATTGCACATAATGCACCAAAACCACCAAGTCCACCCATAACTTCAGGACGTTTGGTCTCTTTTACGACAGATTTAATACGATTAACCAATTCATTGCCAGCATCGATATCGACACCAGCATCTTTATAGCTAAGAGATTTATTATTTGACACGGGGAGCAGTCCTTTCAATAGAAAAAATTGCTTGTTATTTTAGCAAGGATGAAATTTATTGGCGACTAATTATTGTTAAAATAATTTCTTGATTATCAAGATTCGCTATTTTCGAACCAACTTTCTAAAATAATAATTGCCGAAGTCGCATCGACATGGCCTTTTTCAAGGGCTCGGTAGCCACGTGAAGCAAAAATATGTGATTTTGCTTCAACGGTTGATAATCGTTCATCTTGTAAATGAACTTGATAGCCAAACATTCCATGCAGACGGTTAGCAAATTTGCGTGCTCTTGCGGTTAACGGTTGCTCTGTGCCATCCATATTTAGTGGCAATCCCACCACTAAATAATCAGGTTTCCATTCATTAAGTACTTTCTCTATTGACGGCCAATTAGGGATACCATCTCGAGCTTTGAATGAACAAAGTGGATTTGCAGTCTTGGTTATATCTTGACCGATAGCTGCGCCGATGCTCGCTGTACCAAAATCAAATGCAATGATGGTAGCCATAATTTATGCGTTACCCATTTGAGGTGAAATCATTTTAATATTAATGCCCAATGATTCAGCTGCTTTCTGCCAACGATCTTCAATAGCTACCTCGAAGATAATTGCAGGATCAACATCGGTAACTAACCAATCATTTTTTGCTACTTCACTTTCAAGTTGTAATGATTGCCAACTTGAATAACCTAATGCTAAGAAAAGATCTTTTGGTTGTTCTGGTGAGCCAATAGATTTTAATGCATCGAGAGATGTGGTAATCATGATATCATCAGAAATTTTTATACTTGAAGCAAACCCTTGATGAGGAGTATGAAGAATAAATCCTTGCTCTTCAGCAAGCGGGCCGCCACAAAACACTGGGTGTTCAAGTTCAGCACAACTTTTTGATGCGGTTATTTCTAAACGGGATAATACCGTTTCTACGTTGAGATCAACAATGGGTTTATTAATAATAATCCCCATTGCACCATCACGATTATGTTCACAAATATATATTACTGAACGACTAAAAATTGAGTCATTAACAGTAGGCATGGCTATAATAAAATGATTTTTTAAATTCATATGCTCACATTGTCGTTAAATTTATAATGCACATTTACCTATTTTGACTTTATGTTCAACATTACAGCGCATTAATATTTCAGGATGATTGGTTTCTTCATTAATTGATTCACCAACAATTTCAAAATTTTGTGATAAATAAAAGTTAATTGCATCACTATTTTGTTTGTAAACATGTACCATTAATTCGTTATGACGTTGTTTGGCCTTTTCAACTAATGCTGCCCCCGTACCTTGATGACGAGAATTTTTTTCAACATATAAACCTGAGATATAGTTTTCAGTTAGGCCAATAAAACCAACAACAACGCCGTTGATATCTTGAACATATATTGTTGACATTGGGATCAACATCTTCACTAATTCAAAGTTTTGTTTAAAAAACTCAGGATCGATAAAATTATGTGCTTGTTCATTACCTTGAAGCCAAATTGTCATTATGGCATCTAAATCTTTTGCTTGATATTCTCTAATCATTTTTAACTCTTTATATTTAATCTTGATTCAATAGCATCCATTAATAAACCTGTGATTGATAAATCTGGGTTAGCAGCTTCAATTTCTCGAACACAAGTCGGGCTAGTAACGTTAATTTCGGTTAGTTTGTCACCAATAATATCAAGTCCCACAAATAGTAGTCCTTTTTGTTGCAAAACAGGGCCGATACTATTAGCGATTTGCCAATCACTATCACTTAATGGTCGGACTTCACCATGTCCACCAGCTGCTAAGTTTCCTCGTGTTTCCCCTTTTTGTGGGATTCTTGCTAAGCAGTAAGGCACGGGTACACCGTCGACAACTAAAACACGTTTATCTCCATCTTTGATTGCGGGAATAAATGTTTGCGCCATGCAATAACGGGTATTATGTTCAGTAAGCGTTTCAATAATCACCGAAACATTAGGATCATCTTGTTTTACTCGAAAAATTGACGAACCACCCATGCCATCTAGTGGTTTTAAAATGATGTCATGATATTGTTGATGAAAAGCTTTAATTTGTGATGTCTGGCGAGTAACTAAGGTTTCAGGTGTAAAATCAGCAAACCAAGCCGTAAATAATTTTTCGTTACAATCACGCAGACTTTGGGGTTTGTTTACTACTAATACTCCTTTTTCTTCTGCACGCTCTAATATATAGGTTGCATAGATAAATTCAGTATCAAAAGGCGGATCTTTGCGCATTAATATTACGTCAAGTTCTCTTAATGCTATAGTCTGTTCGTCTCCAAAATCAAACCAATGCTCACTATTGTTATGAACTGTTACTGTACGTGTTGTTGCACTAGCTTCTCCATTGCGTAAAAACAGATCATTCATTTCCATATAATAAAGTTGATAGCCGCGTTTTTGTGCTTCAAGTAGCATCGCAAAACTAGTATCTTTTTTTAATTTGATATGGCTAATGGGGTCCATAACAATACCAAGTTTGATCATGGTAACTCCTTACTGATTATATTTGATTTTACTGAATTCGGTGTTGATGATTTGCATGCTGCTCTACCTATTTAATAATTTATATAAAATCAAGGTAGAAAGAGGTATTAGCAATAATAATCAAGTTTTCAACTATCATACCCGTTACCGATTAATAAGCAAAGCAATCATTTGTTAACTTATTTATTTCTTGCGACTAACCTAAATCACCTAAACGAACTTGAAGGGCTGTTATTGCAGTTAACGCCGCTGTTTCAGTACGTAATACTCTCGGTCCAAGCAAGATATCAGTAAATTGATATTGATGAGTCATGTTAATTTCTTCATTAGATAGACCACCTTCCGGCCCAATTAATAAACTAATATTTTTGTTATCATTCGCTAATTGATTAATTCCTTGTTCGGCTTTAGGGTGTAAGTTAAGTTTTAAACTATCGGTTAAATTTGCACACCAATTTTCTAATTTCATTACTGGATTGATGCTTGGGATGATATTTCGTCCACATTGTTCACAAGCCGAAATAACAATTTTTTGCCATTGCTGAACTTTCTTTTCGAGTCTTTCTTGATCGAGTTTGACGCCACAACGTTCTGAAAGTAGGGGAGTAATGGTATTAACACCTAATTCTACCGATTTTTGAATAGTAAACTCCATTTTATCACCCCGAGAAATTACTTGTCCTAAATGAATGTTCAATGGTGATTCTCGATTATCTAACACACTGTTTGCTGTTTTAACAATAACCGTTTTTTTATTAACTTCATGTATTACGGCAGGCGTAATTTTGTTGGAACCATCAAAAAGAGTAATTGATTCCCCCGTTTTCATTCTTAATACTCGAATAAGGTGATTAAAAGCATTATCATCTAAAGTGATCAAACTATTTTGATTGATTGTGTAAGGCTGAAAAATTCGCGTCATATAAACTATTATTTACTATTATTTAAAATAAATTATAGCGTAATTTATTAAGATTCGGTAATCTCTATTTTAAACAATATCTATATTTGGAATAGAATATGACATTAACAATTAAAGATAGAGTATTCATTGAATCACTAACGGCTTATACCACAATTGGTGTTTATGATTGGGAAAAAACGATTAAACAAAAGTTAGTTCTTGATCTTGAAATGGCATGGGATAATCAACCTGCTGGGCAAAGTGATGATGTGAAGTTTTGTTTAGACTATTTTGTTGTGTCGCAATCAATAACGTCATTTATTGAAAGAAATAAATTTGAGTTGATTGAAACTGTAGCTGAACGTGTCGCAATGTTAGTCATTGAGCAATTCTCGGTACAATGGTTGAAAATAAAAGTGTCAAAACCTGATGCCATTGCTAATGCTGGTAACGTTGCGGTATTAATAGAACGCAGCGCTAAATAACTACAACTAGATATCCCTTAATGAGTAAAGCGAACAAAATAATATGTGATCAGTCACATCATAAAAAGAAAGGTTTTGATAATACTGAACCTTTTTCAATTAAATTAACTGATGCTTTGCGTTGGCGACTGCAACGTAAAGTGTTACCGCCGAAAGGCGGATATCAAGCATTCATCCAAAATTGGGTTAGCTCAATTGATATTAGCTTAAGTGGTGATAGAGTTTGGTGGATCGGACATTCTACTACCTTGATAAAGCTTAATGAACAATGGATATTAACCGATCCAGTTTTTTCTAACCGGGTATCGCCGGTGCAATTTATTGGGCCAAAACGACGAACAAAACCAGCAATTACCATTGAGAAATTACCTCCAATTAATGTAGTGGTAATCTCTCATAGTCATTATGATCATCTTGATTTTAATAGTATCCGCCAACTTATAATGCGGTATCCGCAACTTACTATTCTGGTTCCCTTAGGACTTAAAAGAAAACTATTAAAATGGGGGGCCAAGCAAGTTATTGAGTTAGATTGGTGGCAGTCAACTAATGTTAATGGAATTACCTTTAATGCTACACCGGCAAAGCATTGGAGTAATCGAGGTGCATTTGATGTGAATAAAGCATTATGGAGTGGATGGGTTATGCAGACAGATATTGATAAACCATTATCAACTAAAACGGTCTACTTTATGGGGGATACAGGTTATTGCGCAAGCTTAAAGAAAATAACCGATAAATTTAAGCAGATAGACCTTGCTTTGATACCAATTGGTGCTTATGCACCACGTTGGTTTATGCAATCGCAGCATATAGATCCACAACAAGCTGTACAACTTTATGATGAATTAAATTGCCAGTCAGCCATTGCGATCCACTGGGGTGCTTTTGAATTGGCTGATGAGCCATTAGATGAACCACCAACATTATTAAATTCATTAAAGAAAGATAGAGCATTTTATATATTAAAAATAGGTGATAGCTTAGCTATCAATCGTCGCAATAATGAACTAAAATAATTAGTAATAATAATTTAAACTACATTTTGATATTTGAGAGGGAAACATAATGAAATCTGTAATTATTGCATTAACTTGTTTAACGCTTAGTTTAGGTTTAACTGCTTGCGGTGGCAAAAATGATGAAGGTAAACAATATCATTGGTCAAAAGCTCATGGCGTTCTCGAAGATTGCCGCGGTGTAATGAATAAATCAGAACAATGTCAAAGAAATTCTAATAATCAACAATATTTATTCCAAATTGATAGGTATTAATTTATATGAGTGCTTGGCTTATTTATGCATTATTATCGGCGATTACTGCGGCTTGCGTAGCAATTCTCGGTAAAATTGGTTTACAACATCTTGATGCTAATACTGCGACAGCAATTAGATCTATAGTGATGGCAGTATTTTTAGTTGGTGTTGTTGTTGTACAGGGAAAACTGAATTTAATTAATACTTTTTTTAATGATAAAAAAGCACTGCTTATTATTGCATTGAGTGGCGTTGCTGGGGCGTTATCGTGGTTATTTTACTTTATGGCAATAAAAGAAGGGAAAGTATCGCAAGTCGCCCCCATTGATAAACTTAGTGTCGTTTTTGCGGTTATTTTTGCAGCCATCATATTTGGCGAAAAAATTTCATTTCTTTCGGCTATAGGCGTTGCCATGATAGCTGCTGGGGCGATATTAGTTGCACTATTTTAATAGTGTATTAAACAGCTCAACAGTTACTATCTCACCTTTGGTTACATTGCCTCTATCTTTTTCAAGTAAGATAAAGCAATTAGCATGATTAAACGATTGCGTGAGATGGGAGCCTTGTTGACCAGTTGAGACAACCTCTAACTCGCCATTAGTTGAAATTTGCAATACACCTCGTTGAAAATCCAATCTACCGATACTTTTTTTCAGATTTGTTGCTGTTTTTACTTTAAGTGATAACTCAACTTCTGTTAAATTTTGTCCAGCAAGCGCCAAAATTAATGGCTGAACCAATTGATAAAAAGTGACGAGAGTTGAAACAGGATTACCCGGCAATCCGCAAAATAACGCATTACCTATATTGCCAAAGGCAAACGGTTTCCTGGTTTTATGGCAATTTTCCAGAAGTTAACTTTACCCAGTTCCTCTAGTGCCATTTTAGTATAATCAGCATCCCCGACTGAAACACCGCCACTACTAATCACTAAATCAGCTTGTTTAGATGCGGTTTCGAGTGTTTGCTTAATTTTGCTCGGATCATCGACAATAATCCCTAAGTCAATAATTTCACAATTTAATTTGTTTAATAATAATTTGAGGGTAAATCGGTTACTATCATAAATTGCACTATTATTTGCTAATGGGCTGCCAATTTCGGTTAATTCATTACCGGTGGAAAATATTGCAACTTTTACTCTTCGATATACTGTTAACTCAGCAATACCAAGTGTTGCTAAACTGGATAAGGTCGGAATAGTTAATCGAGTACCTTTTTCGACAATAACCGCACCTTGTTTAGCATCTTCACCTATATAACGAATATTACTAGCTGGTTTTATCTCCTGTAAAAATTTAATTCCTGATTCAGTTTGTTCTGTCTCTTCTTGCATTACAACTGCACTAGCTTCGTTAGGAACTGGTGCACCAGTCATAATTCGTAAGCAACTACCTTTAGGCCAATTTAATGATGAGATATCGTCACCTGCATAAATGACTCCTGCTAACGGTAATAACGTCGATTGATTGATATCAGATAATCTTACAGCATAACCATCCATAGCTGAATTATTAAAGCTAGGTACATTAATTGGAGAAATAACAGGTTCAGCAGTGATTCGATCTAAGGCATCAAATAATGCTACTTTTTCCATTGCCGGTTTATGATTATTTGTTGCTTCAAGTATATTTTTTTTGGCTTGTTCAAAGGTTAATA
This window contains:
- the ruvX gene encoding Holliday junction resolvase RuvX; this encodes MATIIAFDFGTASIGAAIGQDITKTANPLCSFKARDGIPNWPSIEKVLNEWKPDYLVVGLPLNMDGTEQPLTARARKFANRLHGMFGYQVHLQDERLSTVEAKSHIFASRGYRALEKGHVDATSAIIILESWFENSES
- the rsmE gene encoding 16S rRNA (uracil(1498)-N(3))-methyltransferase; amino-acid sequence: MTRIFQPYTINQNSLITLDDNAFNHLIRVLRMKTGESITLFDGSNKITPAVIHEVNKKTVIVKTANSVLDNRESPLNIHLGQVISRGDKMEFTIQKSVELGVNTITPLLSERCGVKLDQERLEKKVQQWQKIVISACEQCGRNIIPSINPVMKLENWCANLTDSLKLNLHPKAEQGINQLANDNKNISLLIGPEGGLSNEEINMTHQYQFTDILLGPRVLRTETAALTAITALQVRLGDLG
- the folB gene encoding dihydroneopterin aldolase translates to MTLTIKDRVFIESLTAYTTIGVYDWEKTIKQKLVLDLEMAWDNQPAGQSDDVKFCLDYFVVSQSITSFIERNKFELIETVAERVAMLVIEQFSVQWLKIKVSKPDAIANAGNVAVLIERSAK
- a CDS encoding EamA family transporter translates to MSAWLIYALLSAITAACVAILGKIGLQHLDANTATAIRSIVMAVFLVGVVVVQGKLNLINTFFNDKKALLIIALSGVAGALSWLFYFMAIKEGKVSQVAPIDKLSVVFAVIFAAIIFGEKISFLSAIGVAMIAAGAILVALF
- a CDS encoding MBL fold metallo-hydrolase — its product is MSKANKIICDQSHHKKKGFDNTEPFSIKLTDALRWRLQRKVLPPKGGYQAFIQNWVSSIDISLSGDRVWWIGHSTTLIKLNEQWILTDPVFSNRVSPVQFIGPKRRTKPAITIEKLPPINVVVISHSHYDHLDFNSIRQLIMRYPQLTILVPLGLKRKLLKWGAKQVIELDWWQSTNVNGITFNATPAKHWSNRGAFDVNKALWSGWVMQTDIDKPLSTKTVYFMGDTGYCASLKKITDKFKQIDLALIPIGAYAPRWFMQSQHIDPQQAVQLYDELNCQSAIAIHWGAFELADEPLDEPPTLLNSLKKDRAFYILKIGDSLAINRRNNELK
- a CDS encoding GNAT family N-acetyltransferase, with amino-acid sequence MIREYQAKDLDAIMTIWLQGNEQAHNFIDPEFFKQNFELVKMLIPMSTIYVQDINGVVVGFIGLTENYISGLYVEKNSRHQGTGAALVEKAKQRHNELMVHVYKQNSDAINFYLSQNFEIVGESINEETNHPEILMRCNVEHKVKIGKCAL
- the purM gene encoding phosphoribosylformylglycinamidine cyclo-ligase; protein product: MSNNKSLSYKDAGVDIDAGNELVNRIKSVVKETKRPEVMGGLGGFGALCAIPEKYKQPILVSGTDGVGTKLRLAMDLNRHESIGIDLVAMCVNDLIVQGAEPLFFLDYYATGKLNVDVAATVVTGIAEGCKQSGCALVGGETAEMPGMYHGDDYDLAGFCVGVVEKSEMIDGSKVQDGDALIALASSGAHSNGYSLVRKIIEVSGVNPATEQLDGKPLADHLLAPTKIYVKSVLDLISKIDVHAIAHITGGGFWENIPRVLPDNTQAVIDESSWQWPAIFNWLQQAGNVSRHEMYRTFNCGVGLIIALPKQLAEQAINLLNQHGEKAWLLGEIKHSSSTERVVIQ
- the gshB gene encoding glutathione synthase, whose translation is MIKLGIVMDPISHIKLKKDTSFAMLLEAQKRGYQLYYMEMNDLFLRNGEASATTRTVTVHNNSEHWFDFGDEQTIALRELDVILMRKDPPFDTEFIYATYILERAEEKGVLVVNKPQSLRDCNEKLFTAWFADFTPETLVTRQTSQIKAFHQQYHDIILKPLDGMGGSSIFRVKQDDPNVSVIIETLTEHNTRYCMAQTFIPAIKDGDKRVLVVDGVPVPYCLARIPQKGETRGNLAAGGHGEVRPLSDSDWQIANSIGPVLQQKGLLFVGLDIIGDKLTEINVTSPTCVREIEAANPDLSITGLLMDAIESRLNIKS
- the nifJ gene encoding pyruvate:ferredoxin (flavodoxin) oxidoreductase, with translation MIISDANSAVSSVAYRANEVVAIYPITPSSSMAEQASTWAEFNKPNVFGDTPKVVEMQSEAGAISTVHGALMTGALATSFTSSQGLLLMIPSLYKIAGELTPFVLHVAARTVATHALSIFGDHSDVMSVRQTGFAMLCSSSVQEAQDLALISQIATLNSRVPFIHFFDGFRTSHEVNKIYPISDEQIRNLLPHQAIDAFRHRALTPDNPVIRGTSANPDTYFQCREAVNPYYEYTFNHVADAMQAFEKETGRKYQPFEYYGAKDAERIIVIMGSGVSTTKEVVDHLIKNDEKVGVVIVRLFRPFSATHLLDVIPQTVKKIAVLDRTKEPGAQAEPLYLDVMTAFAESFSRGERNHLPQIIGGRYGLSSKEFDPRCVLAIFNELTTEKPKPRFTVGIYDDITGLSLPLPEKSIPQKSALEALFYGLGSDGTVSATKNNIKIIGDSSPFYVQGYFVYDSKKAGGLTTSHLRVNLEPIDSPYLITSAHFIGCHQDQFIDKYQIVERLKDDGIFLLNTPYSKDEVWHRLPKEVQIQLIKKKAHFYIINAAKIARECNLGARINTVMQAAFFHLSEIFKNDFSISQLKEVIAKSYSSKGQDIVENNWKALDLAIASLEQIPLSCVDESSPSRPPVVPSNAPDFVKMVTATMLAGLGDSLPVSAFPPDGTWPVGTTKWEKRNIAEEIPIWQPELCTQCNHCAVACPHAAIRAKVVEPDDMINAPESLSSLEVKARDMKGQRYVLQVAPEDCTGCNLCVEVCPSRDRNNFDVKAINMRSRIDNLETQRANYNYFTDLPDREIKTLERIDVRTSQLLTPLFEYSGACAGCGETPYIKLLTQLYGDHLAIANATGCSSIYGGNLPSSPYTTDRNGRGPAWANSLFEDNAEFALGYRITYDQHKKRALRLLEHVAGEISPEIVINLQSPDLSIDEKRTQVNLLRQQLAHLTSAEAKELMQDANYLIDKSVWAIGGDGWAYDIGFGGLDHVMSLTENVNILVLDTQCYSNTGGQQSKATPMGAVSKFADLGKHKARKDFGVSVMMYGHVYVAQVALGSQLNQTLKALQEAEAYDGPSLVIAYSPCEEHGYDLSKSHEQMKDLVKSGFWPLYRYDPRRMQEGKPGLVLDSKAPNSQSLTDILLKEQRFRRLETLEPVIANTLHEQSTKMVNSKYKFLQMLATYSDIETPADS
- a CDS encoding YqgE/AlgH family protein; its protein translation is MNLKNHFIIAMPTVNDSIFSRSVIYICEHNRDGAMGIIINKPIVDLNVETVLSRLEITASKSCAELEHPVFCGGPLAEEQGFILHTPHQGFASSIKISDDIMITTSLDALKSIGSPEQPKDLFLALGYSSWQSLQLESEVAKNDWLVTDVDPAIIFEVAIEDRWQKAAESLGINIKMISPQMGNA